Below is a window of Streptomyces sp. NBC_00223 DNA.
AGTGCCGTTCAGGCCCTCGCGGATGATTCACTTCTTCGACCCCGGCAACGAGAAGATGGCCGCCAAGGTGCCCGTCATCGCACCCCAGGTGGACGTCCTGCTCGGCAACCTGGAAGACGCGGTGGCAGCCGACCGCAAGGAGGCGGCCCGCCACGGACTGGTGAAGATCGCCCGGGGCACGGACTTCGGCGACACCCAGCTGTGGACCCGCGTCAACAGCCTGGACTCCCCGTGGGCCCTGGACGACCTGCTCACCCTGGTCACCGAGATCGGCGACAGACTCGACGTCGTCATGGTGCCGAAGGTGGAGGGCGCCCAGGACATCCACTACGTGGACCGGCTGCTGGCCCAGCTGGAGGCCAGGGCCGGGGTCCACCGGCCGATCCTGGTGCACGCCATCCTGGAGACCGCGACCGGCGTCGCCAACGTCGAGGAGATCGCCGCCGCGAGCCCCCGGATGCAGGGCATCTCCCTGGGCCCGGCCGACCTCGCCGCCTCCCGCCGGATGAAGACGACCCGGGTCGGCGGCGGCCACCCCGGCTATCTGGTCCGCGAGGACCCGCACGCCGACGGCACACCCCGGGCCACGTACCAGCAGGACCTGTGGCACTACACACTCGCGAGGATGGTCGACGCGTGTGCGGCGCACGGCATCCTGCCGTACTACGGGCCCTTCGGGGACATCCAGGACGTGACGGCGTGCGAGGACCAGTTCCGCAACGCCTTCCTGCTCGGCTGCGTCGGCGCCTGGACGCTGCACCCGGTGCAGATCGCCCTGGCCAAGCGGGTGTTCTCGCCCGCGCCCGAGGACGTGGCCTGGGCCCGCCGGGTGATCGACGCGATGGGCGACGGCACGGGCGCGGTGATGATCGACGGCAAGATGCAGGACGACGCCACGTACAAGCAGTGCCTGGTGGTCGCCGACCTCGCGGACGCGCTGGCCGCCCGCGACCCGGAGCTGGCCGAGGCGTACGCGGCGGCCGCCCGGCAGACCGCCCAGCGCCCGGCCTCCGACCCGCAGAAGCCCGCCCACGACCCGGAGGCCGCCCGATGACCGCCACCCGCCCGACGACCGCCCCCCGCCCCCGCCGCTCGGTCCTCTACATGCCCGGCGCCAACGAACGCGCCCTGGAGAAGGCCAAGACCCTCCCCACCGACGCCCTCATCCTCGACCTGGAGGACTCCGTCGCCCCCGACGCCAAGGCGGAGGCCCGCAAGCGCGTGGCCGAGGCCGCGGCGAGCGGCGAGTACGGCTACCGCGAGGTCACCATCCGGGTCAACGCGCCGGGGACGCCTTGGCACGCCGACGACCTGCGGGCCGCCGCCGAGGCGGGCCCCGACGCGGTGGTCGTCCCCAAGGTGGACGGCGCCGAGACCGTCAGGGCCGTGGAAGCGGCCCTGGAGGCGGCCGGCGCCCCCGACCGTACGGCCGTGTGGGCGATGATCGAGACGCCGGTCGCGATGTTCGAGGCACGGCGGATCGCGGAGGCGTCCCCGAGGCTCACCGTCCTCGTCATGGGCACCAACGACCTCGCCAAGGAGCTGCACGCCGAGCACGTACCGGGCAGGGCGCCGCTGCTGACCGGGCTGTCGCTCGCCCTGCTGGCGGCCCGCGCCACCGGCCGGGTCGTCTTGGACGGTGTCTACAACAACGTGCACGATCTGACCGGCTTCGAAGCGGAGACCCTCCAAGGGCGGCAGCTCGGCTTCGACGGCAAGACCCTCATCCACCCCAAGCAGCTCGAACCCTGCAACCGGATCTTCGCGCCCGCGCCGGAGGACGTCGAGCGGGCCCGGCGGATCATCGAGGCGTTCGATCAGGCCACGTCACAGGGCCGCGGGGTGGTCACCGTGGACGGCAGGATGATCGAGAACCTGCATGTGGACGAGGCCCGCCGGGTGCTCGCGCTGGCCGAGGCGGTGGCCGGCCGCTGACCCGGGACCGCCCGTCCGGCGGTATCTGCTTGGGCAAATCGGACAAAGTACGGGGTCTCGTTCCTGGTGGACGAGGCCCCGCCGACGGGTGCCTCTGTAGGGAACCACCACGAACACCGGTCGGACACTGTACAAAGCCTATGGCCCATTCCCGAGCGCTCGCTCGTACTGTCGATACATGACCACATCGCAAGAGGCGCCCGTCGCGGTGAACGACGCCCGCGGGCGAGTCGCCGAGCTCCACGCCATCCGCGAGGAGGTCCGGCGCGGACCGAGCGAGAAGGCGACCGAGGCACAGAAGGCCAAGGGAAAGCTGACCGCGCGCGAGCGGATCGACCTGCTGCTCGACGAAGGCTCCTTCCACGAGGTGGAGCAGCTGCGGCGGCACCGGGCCACCGGCTTCGGTCTTGAGGAGAAGCGCCCGTACACCGATGGAGTGATCACCGGCTGGGGCACCGTCCACGGCCGTACGGTCTTCGTCTACGCACACGACTTCCGGATCTTCGGCGGCGCGCTCGGCGAGGCGCACGCCACCAAGATCCACAAGATCATGGACATGGCCATCTCGGCCGGCGCCCCCCTGGTCTCCCTCAACGACGGCGCCGGCGCCCGGATCCAGGAAGGCGTCTCGGCGCTGGCCGGATACGGCGGCATCTTCCAGCGCAACACCCGCGCCAGCGGCGTCATCCCGCAGATCAGCGTGATGCTCGGCCCGTGCGCGGGCGGCGCCGCCTACTCCCCGGCGCTCACCGACTTCGTCTTCATGGTCCGTGAGACCTCGCAGATGTTCATCACCGGACCCGACGTGGTCCAGGCCGTGACCGGTGAGCAGATCACCCAGAACGGCCTCGGCGGCGCCGATGTCCACTCCTCGGTCTCCGGCGTCTCGCACTTCGCGTACGACGACGAGCAGACCTGCCTCGAAGAGGTGCGCTACCTGCTCTCGCTGCTCCCGCAGAACAACCGGGAGAACCCGCCGAGCGTGGAGTCCCAGGACCCGGCCGACCGCCGCGGCGACTCGCTGCTCGACCTGGTGCCCGCCGACGGCAACCGCTCGTACGACATGCACAAGGTCATCGAGGAGATCGTCGACGACGGCGAGTACCTGGAGATCCACGAGCGCTGGGCCACCAACATCATCTGCGCGCTCTCCCGGCTCGACGGCCAGGTGGTGGGCATCGTCGCCAACCAGCCGGCCTCGCTCGCGGGCGTCCTGGACATCGAGGCGTCCGAGAAGGCGGCCCGCTTCGTACAGATGTGCGACGCGTTCAACGTCCCGATCATCACTCTTCTGGACGTCCCCGGCTTCCTCCCCGGCGTCGCCCAGGAGCACGGTGGGATCATCCGCCACGGCGCGAAGCTGCTGTACGCGTACTGCAACGCCACCGTCCCGCGGATCTCGCTGATCCTGCGCAAGGCCTACGGAGGTGCGTACATCGTCATGGACAGCCAGTCCATCGGTGCCGACCTCACCTATGCCTGGCCCACCAACGAGATCGCGGTGATGGGCGCGGAAGGCGCCGCCAATGTCATCTTCCGCCGCCAGATCGCCGGCGCCGACGACCCCGAGGCCATGCGCGCCCGCATGGTCAAGGAGTACAAGTCCGAGCTGATGCACCCGTACTACGCGGCCGAACGCGGCCTGGTGGACGACGTCATCGACCCGGCCGAGACCCGCGAGGTGCTGATCGGCTCGCTGGCCATGCTCCGCACCAAGCACGCGGACCTGCCGTCGCGCAAGCACGGCAACCCGCCGCAGTAGCCTCCGCGCCCACTCCCACCCATGGCCCTCACCCACGGTTCCCCGATGGAGACCACCTTGAGCACTCCCGCCGATTCCCTCGTGCGAGTCGAGAAGGGTCACGCCGACCCCGAGGAGCTCGCCGCGCTCACCGCGCTTCTGCTCGTCCGCGCCGCCGCCGGTGAGAGCGACGTCCCGGCCCGCCCGCTGCGGTCCACCGCCAAGTGGCGCCGGCTGGAGCGCACCCCCGGCTTCCGCGCCCCGCACTCCTGGCAGGGCTGAGCAGCCCCGCGCGCCGCAAGCCGCACGCACCACGCGCAAGGCCCCGCACCGACCGGTGCGGGGCCTTCTGCGTGGTGTGGACCGCCACCTACCGCAGGCGGGCCATCAGCGCGTGCTCCACGAGCGTGATGAGCGCGCTCTTCGCCTCCGCCCGGTGTCGGGCGTCGGTGGTGATGATGGGTGCCTCGGGGCCGATCTGGAGGGCCTCACGGACCTCCTCGGGACCGTAGGGCTGGTGTCCGTCGAAGCCGTTGAGGGCGATGACGAAGGGCAGCCCGCTGTTCTCGAAGTAGTCGACGGCCGGGAAGCAGTCGGCCAGCCGGCGGGTGTCCACCAGGACGATCGCGCCGATCGCGCCGCGGACCAGGTCGTCCCACATGAACCAGAAGCGGTCCTGCCCGGGGGTACCGAACAGGTACAGGATCAGGTCCTCGTCGAGAGTGATACGGCCGAAGTCCATCGCCACGGTGGTGGTGGTCTTGTCCGGCGCGTGCGTGAGGTCGTCGATCCCGGCGGACGCCGATGTCATCACGGCTTCGGTGCGCAGCGGATTGATCTCCGACACGGCACCGACGAACGTGGTCTTGCCCACGCCGAATCCGCCCGCCACCACGATCTTCGCGGAGGTGGTGGCGCGGGTCGGGCCGCTAGAGCTTCCGAAGTCCACTGAGAACCCTTTCAAGCAATGTCACATCTGGCTGGCCGCCCGCCGACTCGTCGCCACCGGGCTGGTGGATCGCGACCAGTCCCGCCTCGGCCAGGTCGGCCACGAGGATGCGGACGACTCCGAGCGGGATGGTCAGCAGTGCGGAGATCTCCGCGACCGACTTGATCTCCCGGCAGAGCAGGCAGATCCGCTGGTGCTCCGGCAGCTGCCCCCGCAGCCGCTCGGCGTCGGCGGTGGTCGTGACCAGCGCCTCTATGGCGAGCTGGTAACGCGGCCTGGTGCGGCCGCCGGTCATGGCGTACGGGCGTACCAGGCCGGAGGGCGTACGGGCGCGGCCACCACCGCCGGTGCCACCGCCCCGGCCCGCACCACCGGCACCCGCACCACCCCGCGCGGTCTGCGGCGGCGGAGCCTGCGGCGGCGCGTAGGGCTGGATACGCGGCTGCCGGTACTGCGGCTCGGGCTCCGGAGTGGGTGCCGAGGGGTAGCCGTACGGGTTAAGAGGCGGCTGATGCTGACTGCCGTACGGATCTCCACCGGGGGACGTGCTCACGAGTCCTCCTCCTGATACGGCTGCGTTGCCCCGCCCGGACCCCTGGAAGGTACCCGGGCGAGCCCGCACGCCCATACGTTAGTTGAGCAGGCTGCCCTGCAGTTCGGCCCTCAGATCGGGCGTGAGTACGGTTCCTGCTCGGTCGACGAGCAGGGCCATTTCGTAGCCGACGAGGCCGATGTCGCACTCGGGGTGGGCGAGTACGGCGAGGGAGGAGCCGTCGGAGACGGACATGATGAAGAGGAAGCCGCGTTCCATTTCGACGACGGTCTGGTTGACGCTTCCGCCTTCGAAGATGCGGGAGGCTCCGGCGGTGAGGGAGGTCAGGCCGGAGGCGACGGCGGCGAGCTGGTCGGCTCGGTCGCGGGGGAATCCGTCGGACATCGCGAGCAGCAGGCCGTCGGCGGAGACCACCACCGTGTGGGACACCCCGGGGGTGTTGTCCACGAAGTTGGTGATCAACCAGTTCAGGTTCTGTGCCGCCTGGCTCATCGGACTCAACTAGCGCTCCTGGTTCTGGGGGCCGCCGAATCGGCGATCGGTGGCCTGTCCGTTCGTGTCAGTTCCAGCAGTGCGCCCTTGCTGGACGCCACGTCGCAGATTACTCAACCTGCCGCGTACGTCCTCCGGTGCGCGGGAGACCTGTGGGCCACCCTGCGGGGTCTGCGCCGCGGCGCCCGGAACCAGATTGGCCTTGGGCACCCGGCGGGGCAGGCCGGAGGGGGTGACCCCGCCTGCCTTGGGCTCGCGGACCGATTCGGCCCGTTGCCAGTTCTCGTCGTTGGTCGACCGCCAGTCGGTGCCGTCCGGCTGCGGCGGGTTCTCGGGCTCGGGCTCGGGGGTCTCCTGAGCGGGCTGTTCCTGAGGTGAACTCGGTTGCTGCCGTTCGCGGCGCGGCAGGCCGGCATCCGTCAGCGAAGGCGAGACTACGCTCTCCGACGGCTGCTGGGGGAGCGGCGGAACGGATTCCGTTACCTCGGGTTCCGGAGCCGGCCATCCCTCCTGAGCAGGGGAGTAACCGGAGTACTCCGCCTGGTGACCGGCGGGACGCGCTTCCGCCTCCGGGTAGCCGGCGTCGTACCCGCCCTGGCCGCCCTGGGTGTACGCGGCGGGGTCGTACGGCTGCTGGTAGCCCTGGTCGAAGGAGTCGAAGGAACTGTCGTACGACTGAGGTGCGTACGACTGCCCGAAGAAACCGTTCTGCGGCTGCGGGTCCGGCTGTTGGGGCTGCTGCGGTACGTAACTCTCAAGTCCCTCGGAGGCCGGCTGCTCGCTGTAGCCGTGGCCGTCGTAGCCCTGCTGGTCGTAGCCGGGCTGGAAGCCCTGCTCGTACGTCTGCTGCTGGTAGGCCGGGTCATAGCTCTGGTCGTAGCCCTGGGCGCCCTGGGCGGGCTCGTAGCCGCCGTTCTCGTACGCCGGGGCCGTCTGTTGCTCCTGGGACTGCTGGGGCTGCTGCACGTCCTCCTGGCGGTCCGCGGCCGCGGCGCCCAGCTGGGCGCGGCGCTCCTCGCGGAGCAGCGAGCGGCCCACCGGGTCGAGGGAGTTGCCCTCTTCGTAGCGGGAGTCGTCGAAGCCGAGCTCCGCGGCCGTGCGCTGGTGGCCGAGTTCCGGCCGCAGCAGGCCCGCGCCCTCCTCGACGGCCGTGTGCTCGGGGACGATCCGCGAGACGGTGAAGTCCCGGTCGTCCTCGGGCAGTTCCTCCTCGCCGCCACCGCCGTGGGTGATCGGCTCGGGCAGCATGACCAGCGAGGTCGTCCCGGCCTGCTCGCCCGAGGGGCGCAGCTGGACCCGGATGCCGTGCCGCTCGGCCAGCCGGCCGACCACGAACAGACCCATCCGCTTGGCGATCTCCACGTCCACGGTGGGCGGGTCGGCCAGCTTGTGGTTGATGTCCGCGAAGTCCGTGGCCGTCAGGCCGATGCCCTTGTCGTGGATCTCGACCATCACCCGGCCGTCCGGCAGCCGGGTCGCGGTGATCCGCACCTTGGTCTGCGGCGAGGAGAACGAGGTGGCGTTCTCCAGCAGCTCGGCCAGCAGGTGCACGAGGTCGCTGACCGCGCTGCCGTGGATGTCGGTGTCGGGGATGCCGACCAGCTCGATGCGGTCGTACGCCTCCACCTCGGAGGCGGCCGCGCGCAGCACGTCCACCAGCGGCACCGGCTGGTTCCAGTTGCGGCCGGGCTCCTGGCCCGCGAGGACCAGCAGGTTCTCGCCGTTGCGCCGCATGCGCGTGGCGAGGTGGTCCATCTTGAACAGGTGCTCCAGCTGGTCCGGGTCCGCCTCGTTGTTCTCCAGCTCGGTGATCAGGGTGAGCTGGCGCTGGATGAGGCCCTGGTTGCGCTGGGAGAGGTTGGTGAAGATCGCGTTGACGTTGCCCCGCAGCAGCGCCTGCTCGGCGGCCAGCCGGACCGCCTCGCGGTGCACCTGGTCGAAGGCGCGGGCGACCTCGCCGATCTCGTCCCGGGTGTTGATCGGGATCGGCTGGACCTGGGTGTTCACCCGGCCGGGGTCGGTACGCGACAGCTGGTCGACCAGCGCGGGCAGCCGGGTCTCGGCGATGTCGAAGGCCGCCGAGCGCAGCCGCCGCATGCTGCGGCTCATCGAGCGGGCCATCAGGCCGGCCACGATGAAGGCGATGATCAGGGCGACCAGCACGATCGCCGAGTTGGCCAGCGCGTCCCGCCTGGCGTCGGAGGCGACCGTGGCGGCGCTGGTGGTGGCCTGGTCGGCGAGGTGGACCTCGACCGAGCGGTACGCCTCGAACAGCAGCGTGGAGGCCGCCATGTACGACTCGGGGGTCACGCCCTCGGCGTGCAGCTGGGACAGGGAGTAGGCCGGGTTGCCCAGGTCGTTGACCATCTTGGTCAGGTCCGGCGGCACGACGTAGGCCGAGTGGCTCGCCACCGCCTTGTTCTGGGCCGCGGTGATCTGCTCCTGGCCCTTGGCCACCGCCTGCTTCTGCGCGTCCTGGAGCCGCTGCGCGTCCTCGTCGGTGCCGCCGCCCGCGTACTCCTCGAGCGCGATGGTCTCCAGGTACTGGTACGAGCCGAGCGAGGTCCGCTGGAGCGAGAGCTGGGTCGAGGTGGACGACGGGTCGACCAGGATGTGCATCCCGATGGACCGGGTCAGCGACTCCGCGGCCTTGGCCAGCGAGACGGCGTAGAGCGTACGGCCGTAGGCGGCGCCGTTGTCGGTGCCGTAGCCGAGTTCATTGGCCAGCTCCATCAGCGGGTGCTGGATCCTGACGTACCACTCCTCGGTCTGCACACCGGACAGCTGGCCGGTGTAGGCGGACTTGCGGAGGGAGGCCAACTGGGGCTCGACCACGCGGAAGTTGTTCATCCGGCGCTGGAGGTCGGAGTCCTTGGGTATGCGACCCGCGGCCTCGTTGAAGTCGCGGGCGGCGTTGTCGGTGGCGGCGTAGGCCGAACTCACCGTGGCCGACTCCCGCTTGCCGGCGAGCAGCGGGACGACGGTGACGTCCCGCTCGTTCTCCAGCGCGTTGCCGTACGTGGCTGCGGCCCGGACCAGGTTCGCGGTGCGTACCGCGGTCTCCGCCTCGTTCCAGGTGTCCACCGAGCTCTTGACCCGGAAGCCGCCGAAGACGAGGGCGACCAGCACCGGGATCAGCAGAATCGCGTTCAGACGTGTGGCGACCCGCCAGTTCCGCATGCTGAACCGGCCGCCGGGGCCGGGCGGCTCGGGAGCTTCCGCGGCCACCGGGTCGGGGCCGGTGCCCGGACGCTGGGGCGGCGTGAAGTTCCCCCGCGGGCCCTGATCGGTACCCGCTTCTGCTCGCCT
It encodes the following:
- a CDS encoding HpcH/HpaI aldolase/citrate lyase family protein; the protein is MRSAKDFFRPLAVGAPTPLREVPFRPSRMIHFFDPGNEKMAAKVPVIAPQVDVLLGNLEDAVAADRKEAARHGLVKIARGTDFGDTQLWTRVNSLDSPWALDDLLTLVTEIGDRLDVVMVPKVEGAQDIHYVDRLLAQLEARAGVHRPILVHAILETATGVANVEEIAAASPRMQGISLGPADLAASRRMKTTRVGGGHPGYLVREDPHADGTPRATYQQDLWHYTLARMVDACAAHGILPYYGPFGDIQDVTACEDQFRNAFLLGCVGAWTLHPVQIALAKRVFSPAPEDVAWARRVIDAMGDGTGAVMIDGKMQDDATYKQCLVVADLADALAARDPELAEAYAAAARQTAQRPASDPQKPAHDPEAAR
- a CDS encoding HpcH/HpaI aldolase/citrate lyase family protein, with product MTATRPTTAPRPRRSVLYMPGANERALEKAKTLPTDALILDLEDSVAPDAKAEARKRVAEAAASGEYGYREVTIRVNAPGTPWHADDLRAAAEAGPDAVVVPKVDGAETVRAVEAALEAAGAPDRTAVWAMIETPVAMFEARRIAEASPRLTVLVMGTNDLAKELHAEHVPGRAPLLTGLSLALLAARATGRVVLDGVYNNVHDLTGFEAETLQGRQLGFDGKTLIHPKQLEPCNRIFAPAPEDVERARRIIEAFDQATSQGRGVVTVDGRMIENLHVDEARRVLALAEAVAGR
- a CDS encoding acyl-CoA carboxylase subunit beta translates to MTTSQEAPVAVNDARGRVAELHAIREEVRRGPSEKATEAQKAKGKLTARERIDLLLDEGSFHEVEQLRRHRATGFGLEEKRPYTDGVITGWGTVHGRTVFVYAHDFRIFGGALGEAHATKIHKIMDMAISAGAPLVSLNDGAGARIQEGVSALAGYGGIFQRNTRASGVIPQISVMLGPCAGGAAYSPALTDFVFMVRETSQMFITGPDVVQAVTGEQITQNGLGGADVHSSVSGVSHFAYDDEQTCLEEVRYLLSLLPQNNRENPPSVESQDPADRRGDSLLDLVPADGNRSYDMHKVIEEIVDDGEYLEIHERWATNIICALSRLDGQVVGIVANQPASLAGVLDIEASEKAARFVQMCDAFNVPIITLLDVPGFLPGVAQEHGGIIRHGAKLLYAYCNATVPRISLILRKAYGGAYIVMDSQSIGADLTYAWPTNEIAVMGAEGAANVIFRRQIAGADDPEAMRARMVKEYKSELMHPYYAAERGLVDDVIDPAETREVLIGSLAMLRTKHADLPSRKHGNPPQ
- a CDS encoding acyl-CoA carboxylase epsilon subunit gives rise to the protein METTLSTPADSLVRVEKGHADPEELAALTALLLVRAAAGESDVPARPLRSTAKWRRLERTPGFRAPHSWQG
- a CDS encoding GTP-binding protein, giving the protein MDFGSSSGPTRATTSAKIVVAGGFGVGKTTFVGAVSEINPLRTEAVMTSASAGIDDLTHAPDKTTTTVAMDFGRITLDEDLILYLFGTPGQDRFWFMWDDLVRGAIGAIVLVDTRRLADCFPAVDYFENSGLPFVIALNGFDGHQPYGPEEVREALQIGPEAPIITTDARHRAEAKSALITLVEHALMARLR
- a CDS encoding DUF742 domain-containing protein, with the protein product MSTSPGGDPYGSQHQPPLNPYGYPSAPTPEPEPQYRQPRIQPYAPPQAPPPQTARGGAGAGGAGRGGGTGGGGRARTPSGLVRPYAMTGGRTRPRYQLAIEALVTTTADAERLRGQLPEHQRICLLCREIKSVAEISALLTIPLGVVRILVADLAEAGLVAIHQPGGDESAGGQPDVTLLERVLSGLRKL
- a CDS encoding roadblock/LC7 domain-containing protein, with amino-acid sequence MSQAAQNLNWLITNFVDNTPGVSHTVVVSADGLLLAMSDGFPRDRADQLAAVASGLTSLTAGASRIFEGGSVNQTVVEMERGFLFIMSVSDGSSLAVLAHPECDIGLVGYEMALLVDRAGTVLTPDLRAELQGSLLN
- a CDS encoding sensor histidine kinase — encoded protein: MRNWRVATRLNAILLIPVLVALVFGGFRVKSSVDTWNEAETAVRTANLVRAAATYGNALENERDVTVVPLLAGKRESATVSSAYAATDNAARDFNEAAGRIPKDSDLQRRMNNFRVVEPQLASLRKSAYTGQLSGVQTEEWYVRIQHPLMELANELGYGTDNGAAYGRTLYAVSLAKAAESLTRSIGMHILVDPSSTSTQLSLQRTSLGSYQYLETIALEEYAGGGTDEDAQRLQDAQKQAVAKGQEQITAAQNKAVASHSAYVVPPDLTKMVNDLGNPAYSLSQLHAEGVTPESYMAASTLLFEAYRSVEVHLADQATTSAATVASDARRDALANSAIVLVALIIAFIVAGLMARSMSRSMRRLRSAAFDIAETRLPALVDQLSRTDPGRVNTQVQPIPINTRDEIGEVARAFDQVHREAVRLAAEQALLRGNVNAIFTNLSQRNQGLIQRQLTLITELENNEADPDQLEHLFKMDHLATRMRRNGENLLVLAGQEPGRNWNQPVPLVDVLRAAASEVEAYDRIELVGIPDTDIHGSAVSDLVHLLAELLENATSFSSPQTKVRITATRLPDGRVMVEIHDKGIGLTATDFADINHKLADPPTVDVEIAKRMGLFVVGRLAERHGIRVQLRPSGEQAGTTSLVMLPEPITHGGGGEEELPEDDRDFTVSRIVPEHTAVEEGAGLLRPELGHQRTAAELGFDDSRYEEGNSLDPVGRSLLREERRAQLGAAAADRQEDVQQPQQSQEQQTAPAYENGGYEPAQGAQGYDQSYDPAYQQQTYEQGFQPGYDQQGYDGHGYSEQPASEGLESYVPQQPQQPDPQPQNGFFGQSYAPQSYDSSFDSFDQGYQQPYDPAAYTQGGQGGYDAGYPEAEARPAGHQAEYSGYSPAQEGWPAPEPEVTESVPPLPQQPSESVVSPSLTDAGLPRRERQQPSSPQEQPAQETPEPEPENPPQPDGTDWRSTNDENWQRAESVREPKAGGVTPSGLPRRVPKANLVPGAAAQTPQGGPQVSRAPEDVRGRLSNLRRGVQQGRTAGTDTNGQATDRRFGGPQNQER